A genomic region of Salvelinus namaycush isolate Seneca unplaced genomic scaffold, SaNama_1.0 Scaffold550, whole genome shotgun sequence contains the following coding sequences:
- the LOC120041828 gene encoding SKI family transcriptional corepressor 2-like — HLLLISPSSSYTSATMTTPPRPPHSSSLKLNQVGQVVLYGVPIVSLVIDHQERLCLAQISNTLLKNYSYNEIHNRRVALGITCVQCTPVQLEILRRAGAMPISSRRCGMITKREAERLCKSFLGENNPPKLPDNFAFDVSHECAWGSRGNFIPARYNSSRAKCIKCSYCSMYFSPNKFIFHSHRTPEAKYTQPDAANFNSWRRHLKLSDKTPPDDLAFAWEDVKAMFNGGSRKRCLPSSHCSPMGPGKVVNSGLPHMMTPDLVQKRSRFEEEEDLDGSSLSPRKNPRSYPVIPVPSKGFGMLQKFAPTSLFPNPYSFPAFSLCQQKKDDSEVMTVKNTGLSGLLWPGRKDTFYPPFCMFWPPRAAGGLPVPTYLQPQPSVNTLSSLAESPSLRQAFLDISEPPHPGAGPGMGATPRSGLFDLDSSTLTSDLHPVTSEGWLKVLDNPSLQARRAYYHSAFRPVVKDAESIAKLHGNLEEFGSELHLSPGTSCSYASESGGEGEEEGEVDVETKQDEEEEEHFNRPTPPQTHSGLHLRGLTEGSGPWERGEKEAVTFPCSPADHSQDQSSSSLPASPPAPPASPTHTPLQLEDQSYKHVKTHKSRDHGLPVCATKENSKTADENKEPSNFFVSETKSSDPEYWREMAEQRC; from the exons CTACACCAGCGCTACCATGACGACCCCCCCCAGACCCCCCCACTCCTCCTCCCTGAAGCTCAACCAGGTGGGTCAAGTGGTTCTGTATGGTGTACCCATCGTCTCCTTGGTGATCGACCATCAGGAGCGGCTGTGTCTGGCCCAGATCTCCAACACTTTGCTGAAGAACTACAGCTATAACGAGATCCACAACCGCCGCGTGGCGCTgggtatcacctgtgttcagtgCACCCCTGTCCAGCTGGAGATCCTGAGGCGAGCTGGCGCCATGCCCATCTCCTCCCGCCGCTGTGGCATGATCACCAAGCGAGAGGCGGAGCGGCTGTGTAAGTCCTTCCTGGGAGAGAACAACCCCCCCAAACTGCCCGACAACTTCGCCTTTGATGTGTCACACGAGTGTGCCTGGGGTAGCCGTGGTAACTTCATCCCAGCGCGCTACAACAGCAGCAGAGCCAAGTGCATCAAGTGTTCCTACTGCAGCATGTACTTCTCTCCTAACAAGTTCATCTTCCACTCTCACCGTACTCCTGAAGCCAAGTACACCCAGCCGGACGCTGCTAACTTCAACTCCTGGAGACGCCACCTGAAGCTGTCAGATAAAACCCCTCCTGACGACCTGGCGTTTGCCTGGGAGGACGTGAAGGCCATGTTTAATGGTGGCAGCAGGAAGCGGTGTCTACCCTCATCTCACTGCTCCCCCATGGGGCCGGGAAAGGTTGTGAACTCTGGTCTGCCCCACATGATGACCCCTGACCTGGTCCAGAAGAGGAGCCGcttcgaggaggaggaggacctggATGGAAGCAGCCTGTCTCCCCGTAAGAACCCTCGCAGCTACCCGGTGATCCCTGTGCCCAGTAAAGGGTTTGGCATGCTGCAGAAGTTTGCCCCCACTTCCCTGTTCCCCAACCCTTACTCCTTCCCAGCCTTCAGCCTCTGTCAGCAGAAGAAAGATGACAGTGAGGTGATGACAGTGAAGAACACTGGTCTGTCAGGTCTGCTGTGGCCCGGTCGTAAAGACACCTTCTATCCTCCGTTCTGCATGTTCTGGCCCCCTAGGGCTGCTGGGGGCCTCCCGGTGCCCACCTACCTGCAGCCACAGCCCTCCGTCAACACTCTGTCCTCATTGGCCGAGAGCCCCTCCCTCAGGCAGGCCTTCCTCGACATCTCAGAGCCCCCACACCCAGGGGCAGGGCCAGGCATGGGAGCCACACCCAGGTCAGGTCTGTTTGACCTTGACTCCTCCACCCTGACCTCTGACTTGCACCCTGTGACCTCAGAGGGCTGGCTGAAGGTGTTGGACAACCCCTCTCTCCAGGCCAGGAGAGCCTACTACCACTCAGCCTTCCGACCCGTCGTCAAGGACGCAGAAAGCATCGCCAAGCTCCATGGCAACCTGGAGGAGTTTGGGTCAGAGCTCCACCTGTCCCCCGGGACCAGCTGCAGCTACGCCTCTGAGagcggaggagagggggaggaggaaggagaggtggatGTAGAGACCAAgcaggatgaagaggaggaggaacacttCAACAGACCAAccccaccacagacacacagcggCCTGCACCTCCGAGGGCTGACTGAAGGATCAGGACcttgggagagaggagagaaagaggctgTCACCTTCCCCTGCAGCCCTGCAGATCACAGCCAGGACCAGAGCAGCAGTagcctgcctgcctctcctcctgctcCCCCTGCCAGCCCCACACACACCCCGCTGCAACTGGAGGACCAGTCCTACAAACATGTCAAA aCTCATAAAAGCAGAGACCATGGACTGCCTGTTTGTGCAACCAAAGAAAACTCCAAAACAGCTG ATGAAAACAAAGAACCTAGCAACTTCTTTGTATCAGAGACTAAATCATCTGACCCTGAGTACTGGAGAGAGATGGCAG